The following are encoded together in the Montipora foliosa isolate CH-2021 chromosome 12, ASM3666993v2, whole genome shotgun sequence genome:
- the LOC137979206 gene encoding uncharacterized protein codes for MGTPPIVQFIITSAFVSLHVTSACPNDDCRELAFPSFFFFAHKLLVKHNITTIQVHDLEECKRRCYQYPNCVSVNIHTHKNDEGLYRCELNNATHLRHGPEFLDAVDYFYHGADSACDKVGRCDNGGVCQSGYTDKGYRCVCPPGWKFAHCQQAVPAVPVSSSSCKELYEKHKCSKSQVYPLMFGSQKIPVYCHMENFGCGGGGWTLAMKTYGKKKTFHYDSALWSNKNAYNLPGGKTGFDFEETKLPTYWNTSFSKICLGMKIPGQPIKFLVINKQAQSLHSLIADGKYHSISLSRNTWKTLIGSQESLQANCNREGFNAASQRGDHSKARIGIIGNNENDCVTGDSIIGFGCGRHPHASNTCGNMYGSKNIKAMGYILVQ; via the exons ATGGGGACTCCTCCTATAGTGCAGTTTATTATCACCTCAGCTTTCGTTTCGCTCCATGTCACATCTGCCTGTCCGAATG ATGATTGTAGGGAACTGGCCTTCCCATCGTTTTTTTTCTTCGCCCACAAACTGCTGGTGAAACATAACATTACTACTATCCAAGTCCACGATTTAGAAGAATGCAAGAGGCGATGCTATCAATACCCTAATTGCGTTAGTGTTAATATTCATACCCACAAAAATGACGAGGGACTTTACAGATGTGAGTTGAACAACGCCACTCATCTTAGACATGGTCCAGAGTTTCTGGACGCAGTGGATTACTTCTATCATGGAGCAGAC AGTGCCTGTGATAAGGTAGGTCGCTGTGACAACGGAGGTGTTTGCCAATCTGGGTATACAGACAAAGGATATCGCTGTGTTTGTCCTCCAGGATGGAAGTTTGCCCATTGTCAACAAG CTGTTCCTGCTGTTCCTGTCTCTTCGTCTTCGTGCAAAGAGCTGTATGAAAAACACAA GTGTTCCAAAAGCCAAGTATATCCACTGATGTTTGGGTCGCAGAAGATTCCTGTTTACTGTCACATGGAAAACTTTGGATGCGGAGGTGGAGGATGGACGCTTGCGATGAAGACTTACGGCAAAAAG aaaaccTTTCATTATGATTCGGCCTTGTGGAGCAACAAAAACGCCTACAACCTCCCAGGAGGGAAGACTGGGTTTGACTTTGAAGAGACCAAGCTACCGACCTACTGGAACACGTCTTTCTCCAAGATCTGCCTCGGTATGAAGATCCCTGGTCAGCCAATCAAGTTTCTGGTCATCAACAAGCAGGCCCAGTCTCTGCATTCACTGATAGCTGACGGCAAATACCACTCCATATCACTGAGCCGCAACACATGGAAGACGCTGATTGGTTCGCAGGAATCCTTGCAGGCCAACTGTAACAGGGAAGGGTTCAATGCCGCTAGCCAAAGAGGAGACCACTCTAAAGCCAGAATCGGCATTATTGGAAACAACGAGAACGACTGTGTTACCGGAGACTCCATAATTGGGTTTGGTTGCGGAAGGCATCCACATGCTTCCAACACATGTGGGAACATGTACGGGAGCAAAAACATTAAAGCCATGGGATATATTTTGGTTCAGTAG